The Raphanus sativus cultivar WK10039 chromosome 2, ASM80110v3, whole genome shotgun sequence genome includes a region encoding these proteins:
- the LOC108839854 gene encoding tRNase Z TRZ1, whose translation MMPNPKEYRNLILIIILETKPLRDFSSNTSCSIPQKRKERFKVVVMESETKKKKHLMEIEGYPIDGLSIGGHETCIMFPSLRIAFDIGRCPHRAISQDFLFISHSHMDHIGGLPMYVATRGLYKMKPPTIIVPTSIKECVESLFEVHRKLDSSELKHNLVGLDIGEEFIIRKDLKVKAFKTYHVIQSQGYVVYSTKHKLKQEYVGLPANEIKNLKASGVEITNSITTPEVAFTGDTTSDFVVDENNADALKARVLVMESTFLDDSVSVEHARDYGHIHLSEIVKHAEKFENKAILLIHFSARYTVEEIEAAVSTLPPPLEGRVYALTQGF comes from the exons ATGATG CCCAATCCAAAAGAGTACAGAAACCTAATTCTAATTATCATATTGGAAACAAAACCTCTCCGAGACTTTTCATCGAACACTTCGTGCTCAATCCCtcagaagagaaaagaaagattcaaagtcGTAGTAATGGAGAgtgagacgaagaagaagaagcatctAATGGAAATCGAAGGCTACCCTATCGACGGATTATCAATCGGAGGTCACGAGACTTGCATCATGTTCCCTTCTCTTCGTATAGCTTTCGACATCGGCCGTTGCCCACACCGCGCAATCTCCCAAGACTTCCTCTTCATCTCTCACTCCCACATGGATCACATC GGTGGACTGCCAATGTATGTTGCGACTAGAGGGTTGTATAAGATGAAGCCTCCAACGATTATAGTGCCCACGTCGATTAAAGAGTGTGTTGAGAGTTTGTTCGAGGTTCATAGGAAGCTAGATTCTTCAGAGCTGAAGCATAATCTTGTCGGCTTGGACATTG GGGAGGAGTTTATTATCAGGAAAGATCTTAAAGTGAAAGCCTTTAAGACATACCATGTCATCCAAAGCCAG GGTTATGTAGTGTATTCGACTAAACATAAACTCAAGCAGGAGTATGTTGGTCTTCCTGCGAATGAGATTAAGAACCTGAAGGCTTCTGGTGTTGAG ATCACAAACAGTATAACAACTCCTGAAGTTGCGTTTACGGGAGATACAACTTCAGATTTTGTAGTTGATGAGAATAACGCTGATGCTCTCAAGGCAAGGGTACTCGTCATGGAG AGCACGTTTCTTGATGATTCGGTATCAGTAGAGCACGCTAGGGATTATGGACATATACATTTATCTGAG ATAGTTAAGCATGCTGAAAAGTTTGAAAACAAAGCAATCCTGCTGATTCATTTCTCGGCTCGGTATACAGTGGAG
- the LOC108840127 gene encoding LOW QUALITY PROTEIN: protein IQ-DOMAIN 31 (The sequence of the model RefSeq protein was modified relative to this genomic sequence to represent the inferred CDS: inserted 2 bases in 2 codons): MGKPAKWFKNVLLGKKPSKSSNGSKVYERVVSGKEVLVTTKVEESHVVSEIQQDISDDEIQLVESKPTDIQKDAPALDRWSVLSDAERIQQEVAAATSVQAAFRGYLARRAFWTLKGIIRLQALIRGHLVRRQAVATLCCVMGIVKLQALARGRDIRNSDIGVQIHRKCKLQMLQEKNVANSTDAYLEIKKRTANAFALKLLASSPKVIPVHTPYDSSHPNSSSIWLENWSASCFWRPIPQPKETMGRRFIEAETAKPKKSVDRPKRSFRKVSSQSIEPPAVEDPQVELEKVKRSLRKVHNPVVGSSVQPQPVMKPXEEPVEVFEVDKKQEVPEQTDEVEVXYTPGPLEANEALDYSLVNQIDSKETPSMEEKTPKPNSKESTAGKENQKSRRKSSVTNKTEREESNRHHHRQTSPSIPSYMQATKSAKAKLRLQGSPVSAEQDGTEKANVPRRHSLPSSGNGRITSSSPRTTRLASSVDKTGNKKEKPLLSSAKTTPVERKR, encoded by the exons ATGGGCAAGCCTGCAAAGTGGTTTAAAAATGTACTACTTGGAAAGAAACCCTCTAAATCCAGTAACGGTTCCAAAGTATATGAG AGAGTTGTGAGCGGAAAAGAGGTTCTGGTTACTACAAAGGTAGAAGAATCCCATGTGGTATCAGAGATACAACAAGATATCTCAGATGATGAAATACAGCTTGTTGAAAGCAAACCAACAGATATTCAGAAAGATGCACCTGCGCTAGACAGGTGGTCAGTACTATCTGATGCAGAGAGAATCCAACAAGAGGTTGCAGCAGCAACGTCGGTCCAGGCTGCGTTTAGAGGCTACTTG GCTCGGCGTGCCTTTTGGACACTCAAAGGCATAATAAGGCTACAAGCACTTATCCGTGGTCACCTGGTTAGGAGGCAAGCTGTTGCAACTCTCTGCTGTGTCATGGGAATCGTGAAGTTGCAAGCGCTTGCTCGAGGAAGAGATATCAGAAACTCTGACATTGGAGTTCAAATTCATAGGAAATGCAAATTGCAAATGCTTCAG GAGAAAAATGTTGCAAACTCTACAGATGCTTACCTTGAAATCAAGAAACGAACAGCTAACGCTTTTGCTCTGAAG CTTCTTGCTTCATCGCCAAAAGTGATACCTGTACACACACCCTACGAttcatcccatccaaactcaaGCTCCATCTGGTTAGAGAACTGGTCAGCTTCATGCTTCTGGAGACCAATTCCTCAACCTAAGGAAACAATGGGGAGAAGATTCATAGAAGCTGAAACTGCAAAACCCAAGAAGAGTGTTGATAGACCCAAACGCAGCTTCAGGAAAGTTTCAAGCCAGTCTATAGAACCGCCTGCTGTTGAAGATCCTCAGGTTGAACTTGAAAAGGTCAAACGTAGCTTGAGGAAGGTGCACAATCCTGTCGTTGGGAGCTCTGTCCAACCTCAACCAGTCATGAAAC TAGAAGAACCTGTGGAAGTCTTTGAAGTAGACAAGAAGCAAGAAGTGCCTGAACAGACTGATGAGGTGGAAG CATATACTCCTGGACCATTGGAAGCCAATGAAGCACTAGATTACTCACTGGTCAACCAAATTGACAGCAAGGAAACACCTTCAATGGAAGAGAAAACTCCCAAACCGAATAGTAAAGAGAGTACAGCTGGAAAGGAGAACCAGAAGTCAAGGAGAAAGAGTTCAGTTACTAACAAGACCGAGCGTGAAGAGAGTAATAGGCATCATCATCGTCAGACTAGTCCATCAATCCCAAGCTATATGCAAGCAACTAAATCAGCGAAAGCAAAGCTGAGGCTGCAAGGCTCACCAGTGTCTGCTGAGCAAGATGGGACTGAGAAAGCCAATGTTCCTAGGCGTCACTCTCTACCGTCTTCAGGTAATGGAAGGATCACCTCTAGTTCTCCAAGAACAACGAGACTAGCAAGCTCTGTTGACAAAACCGGGAATAAGAAGGAGAAACCTCTTCTGTCATCTG CAAAGACAACTCCGGTAGAGCGGAAGAGGTGA
- the LOC108840128 gene encoding gibberellin-regulated protein 6 has product MAKLITYLLFVTILFSFIFLTMSKEAEYNPESYGAGSLKSYQCGGECTRRCSNTKYHKPCMFFCQKCCAKCLCVPPGTYGNKQVCPCYNNWKTQQGGPKCP; this is encoded by the exons ATGGCAAAACTCATAACTTACCTTCTCTTTGTCACCATTCTCTTTTCTTTCATCTTTCTCACTATGTCAAAAGAAGCAGAGTACAATCCAGAAAGT TATGGAGCTGGAAGTCTCAAATCATACC AATGTGGAGGGGAATGCACGAGGAGGTGCAGCAACACCAAGTACCATAAGCCATGCATGTTCTTCTGCCAAAAGTGTTGTGCTAAATGTCTTTGTGTTCCTCCAGGCACTTACGGCAACAAGCAAGTGTGTCCTTGCTACAACAACTGGAAGACTCAACAAGGTGGACCAAAATGTCCTTGA
- the LOC108831219 gene encoding LOW QUALITY PROTEIN: mini zinc finger protein 1 (The sequence of the model RefSeq protein was modified relative to this genomic sequence to represent the inferred CDS: deleted 2 bases in 1 codon; substituted 1 base at 1 genomic stop codon): MSLYNALHVISKIVVKKRQMVIAKQRSRNSNTSSSWTTTTSSATSNVRNLECQKNHTANIGGYAVDGCREFMAAGXEGTVNALRCAACDCHRNFHRKQVDTEVVCDEYSPPNV; the protein is encoded by the exons atgtCTCTGTATAATGCATTGCACGTGATATCGAAG ATCGTGGTGAAGAAGAGACAGATGGTCATT GCAAAGCAAAGATCAAGAAACTCCAACACGTCATCGTCTTGGACTACTACTACTTCATCGGCGACCAGTAACGTCCGTAACTTGGAGTGTCAGAAGAATCACACTGCTAACATTGGAGGTTATGCCGTCGACGGTTGCCGTGAGTTTATGGCCGCCGGCTAGGAAGGAACCGTCAATGCTTTGAGATGCGCTGCTTGTGATTGTCACCGGAATTTCCACCGGAAGCAAGTCGATACGGAGGTTGTTTGTGATGAGTACTCTCCGCCTAAcgtttga